In the genome of Octopus sinensis linkage group LG12, ASM634580v1, whole genome shotgun sequence, one region contains:
- the LOC115217975 gene encoding ubiquitin-associated protein 1, with translation MESDRSSRGIYGLASANSALDGIPFRIGTTFKVPNKVSIPKELLRRRNRSALADEYFFHTEEGVILWAKAQQQMKKNREATLKEYHAQKKNAQSRLKNPVPMPLASEGVYVNIHMADKILTPTPIKPSVNAFHTDNPTSSTKSQIDVTQFEQEDDPFENVERQVINEFEELNQVFQNSAESLESPEGNYENVVINKPPLPLPDSIVAGTDSASPNPVPALQPITAEEPLANDEGSTVEITRNKSETDFQDGENTERNIVYGNLPYRKKSTSSSQKKRESNNYVMVSYANGRLVHDATKLTTKQLSLDEESKPNFVSNYFNQKFSASQENTGSILDPNQLNESIYENLPISSTDNYENCLLPQRSRHSVAFDVDTTVNPPAIPPRTDLTKLRSTHSTPNIHQASSDRDAETVSPFHSPSKPAPRKQIKSPASPVPRKQSWSRHSPLPPIRARSNGQVSQGSVDTSCSDDSPTDYTQATDPFSALSQEAQTFAQQYLSMGFPRARVARAVQKLGLQEKDVIDHLCMVDKLGEGGYDPHLVEDALHLFENDIQKAECYLHLHQQFVELGFQKPKIQHALVTSKLDSDKALDLLTT, from the exons ATGGAATCTGACAGGTCATCCCGTGGCATATATG GTTTGGCTTCTGCTAACTCTGCCCTTGATGGCATCCCTTTTAGAATTGGGACCACTTTTAAAGTGCCCAACAAg GTTTCTATTCCTAAGGAACTCCTTCGCCGACGAAATCGTAGTGCCCTTGCTGATGAG TATTTCTTTCACACTGAAGAAGGTGTTATTCTCTGGGCAAAAGCTCAGCAACAGatgaagaaaaacagagaagcTACCTTGAAAGAATACCATGCTCAGAAAAAGAATGCTCAAAGTCGACTGAAGAATCCTGTTCCCATGCCTTTAGCATCCGAAGGTGTGTACGTTAATATTCATATGGCCGACAAAATTCTCACACCAACACCAATCAAACCGAGTGTCAATGCATTTCACACAGATAACCCAACCAGTAGCACAAAATCACAGATAGATGTCACACAGTTTGAGCAGGAGGATGACCCATTTGAAAATGTTGAGCGACAAGTAATCAACGAATTTGAAGAACTGAACCAAGTATTTCAGAACTCTGCCGAGTCACTGGAGTCACCAGAAGGGAACTATGAGAATGTTGTTATTAATAAACCTCCATTACCATTACCAGATAGCATTGTTGCAGGAACTGATAGTGCATCACCCAATCCTGTTCCTGCATTACAACCAATAACTGCCGAAGAACCTTTGGCAAACGATGAAGGTTCTACTGTAGAAATTACTAGAAACAAGTCTGAAACAGATTTCCAAGATGgggaaaacacagaaagaaacattgTTTATGGTAATTTACCTTACCGTAAAAAATCCACTTCCAGTTCCCAGAAAAAACGAGAGAGCAATAATTACGTAATGGTCTCTTATGCAAATGGTCGTTTGGTGCATGATGCAACAAAATTAACTACAAAACAATTATCATTAGATGAGGAATCAAAACCTAATTTTGTATCTaattatttcaaccagaagttctCTGCCAGTCAGGAGAACACTGGGAGTATTCTTGACCCTAATCAACTGAATGAAAGTATTTACGAAAACCTTCCCATTTCTAGCACGGACAATTATGAAAACTGTCTTTTACCACAGAGGTCGAGACATTCTGTAGCGTTTGATGTTGACACAACTGTTAACCCTCCAGCTATCCCTCCCAGAACAGATTTAACCAAATTGCGTAGTACCCACAGTACACCAAATATCCATCAAGCGTCATCTGATAGAGATGCTGAGACTGTTTCCCCCTTCCATTCCCCTTCTAAACCAGCTCCAAGAAAGCAAATTAAGTCTCCAGCATCTCCAGTACcgaggaaacag TCTTGGAGTCGGCACTCTCCACTACCACCAATCCGAGCACGGTCCAATGGCCAGGTGTCACAGGGCTCGGTAGACACAAGCTGTAGTGATGACAGTCCCACAGATTACACTCAGGCTACTGACCCATTCTCTGCATTGTCACAAGAAGCTCAGACGTTTGCCCAGCAATATCTTTCCATGGGGTTCCCTCGGGCCAGAGTTGCGAGGGCTGTCCAAAAATTAGGATTACAAGAAAAAGAT gtgatTGATCATCTGTGTATGGTTGACAAACTGGGAGAAGGAGGATATGATCCACACTTGGTTGAAGATGCTTTAcatttatttgaaaatgatatccAAAAA gcGGAATGCTACTTGCACCTTCATCAACAATTTGTGGAACTTGGATTTCAAAAACCAAAGATCCAGCATGCATTAGTTACTTCCAAGCTCGACAGTGACAAAGCTTTGGACTTGTTAACCACCTAA